In Chryseobacterium camelliae, one DNA window encodes the following:
- a CDS encoding alpha-ketoglutarate-dependent dioxygenase AlkB family protein, with the protein MLSLFENPSENPVNILPYDGTVHYYGKVFSGEMSESYYTYLFSQIPWENDEAIIFGKLITTKRKVAWFGDQPFEYTYSKLTKRAIAWTPELLELKKKCEELSGETYNSCLLNLYHDGNEGMAYHSDAEKDLKKHGAIASLTFGAERKFAFKHKTTQEKIELWLENGSLLVMKGTTQDHWLHRLPPTTKVKTPRVNLTFRTIEG; encoded by the coding sequence ATGCTCAGCCTTTTTGAAAATCCGTCAGAAAATCCGGTCAATATCCTTCCATATGATGGTACGGTTCATTATTATGGGAAGGTGTTTTCGGGGGAAATGTCAGAATCTTATTATACCTACCTTTTCAGCCAGATTCCTTGGGAGAACGATGAGGCCATTATTTTCGGCAAGCTGATCACCACCAAGCGAAAAGTAGCCTGGTTTGGGGACCAGCCATTTGAATACACCTATTCCAAACTCACGAAACGAGCCATAGCATGGACTCCTGAATTGCTGGAATTAAAGAAGAAATGTGAAGAATTAAGCGGCGAAACCTATAATTCCTGCCTGCTGAACCTGTATCATGACGGAAACGAAGGAATGGCCTATCACAGCGATGCGGAAAAAGATCTTAAAAAACATGGTGCCATTGCTTCACTGACGTTCGGAGCAGAGCGGAAATTTGCTTTCAAGCATAAAACAACCCAAGAAAAGATTGAGCTGTGGCTTGAAAACGGCAGTTTGCTGGTGATGAAAGGAACCACACAGGACCACTGGCTGCACCGCCTGCCGCCGACTACCAAAGTAAAAACACCCAGAGTCAATCTTACGTTCAGGACGATTGAAGGATAA
- a CDS encoding bifunctional transcriptional activator/DNA repair enzyme AdaA encodes MFTQSQINYQRIAKAIAYIQENFLLQPGLEEVAEKIHLSPAHFQKIFTEWAGTSPKKFLQYISLEHAKKLLHEGKASVADTAYETGLSSTSRLHEMFVNIEGMSPAEYKNGGRSLEISYSYSDSPFGSILTASTQKGICHMAFEEDKEKGLENLKLRFPNASFLEHQTAFHISALSIFSKDWNSPETVKLHLRGTDFQLKVWQSLLTIPAGKLSTYGSLAEKIGHSRAPRAVGTAIGNNPVAFLIPCHRVILSSGEIGGYHWGSHRKQLIIGWENALTDPENLSFS; translated from the coding sequence TTGCCAAGGCTATAGCCTACATACAGGAAAATTTCCTGCTTCAGCCCGGGCTGGAGGAAGTAGCGGAAAAAATACACCTGAGCCCTGCTCATTTCCAGAAGATATTTACGGAATGGGCGGGGACCAGTCCTAAAAAATTCCTTCAGTACATCAGTCTGGAGCATGCTAAAAAGCTGTTGCATGAGGGAAAAGCCAGCGTTGCCGATACGGCCTATGAAACCGGGCTTTCCAGCACCAGCAGGCTGCATGAGATGTTCGTGAATATTGAAGGCATGTCCCCTGCCGAATATAAGAATGGCGGCAGGAGCCTGGAAATAAGTTATAGCTATTCAGACAGTCCGTTCGGATCCATCCTTACGGCTTCAACGCAGAAAGGGATCTGCCATATGGCTTTTGAAGAAGATAAAGAAAAAGGATTGGAAAATCTGAAGCTCAGGTTTCCCAATGCTTCTTTTTTGGAACATCAAACAGCATTTCACATCAGTGCCCTGTCCATTTTCAGTAAAGACTGGAACAGTCCGGAAACAGTGAAGCTTCATTTGAGGGGGACGGATTTCCAGCTTAAAGTCTGGCAAAGCCTTCTTACCATTCCGGCAGGAAAGCTCTCAACATACGGAAGCCTGGCAGAAAAAATAGGCCATTCCCGAGCGCCGCGGGCGGTAGGAACGGCTATCGGCAACAATCCTGTCGCATTTCTGATCCCATGCCACCGCGTGATCCTGTCTTCCGGTGAAATCGGAGGCTACCATTGGGGAAGCCACAGGAAGCAACTGATTATCGGCTGGGAGAACGCGCTTACTGATCCTGAAAATCTGTCTTTTTCCTGA